One genomic segment of Gossypium arboreum isolate Shixiya-1 chromosome 3, ASM2569848v2, whole genome shotgun sequence includes these proteins:
- the LOC108476431 gene encoding uncharacterized protein LOC108476431 translates to MLSKMLACGKVYISESRNRAALESIERAAKLFPEAAIVNKFIDDTYNRVGYTVVSRLTPKPSQDSCPLKDAVFAIVKVALETVDFELHSGTHPRLGVVDHICFHPLAHASLDQTAVVAKSLAADIGSKLKVPTFLYGAAEERGRLLDSVRRELGYFKPNSGSILWSGGSKSESLPLRPDAGPTQVSPTKGVIIIGTTHWVGNYNVPVFSTDIAAVRRIAKHVSERGGGLPSVQAMGLAHGDGITEVACNLLKPNEVGGDRIQVEVERLAKEEGLRVGKGYFTDLLPDEIIERYMKLSSH, encoded by the exons AGATGCTGGCTTGTGGCAAGGTGTACATTTCTGAAAGCCGAAATAGAGCAGCTTTGGAATCGATAGAAAGAGCTGCCAAGCTATTCCCTGAGGCTGCTATTGTGAATAAGTTTATAGATGATACTTACAATAGAGTTGGATATACAGTTGTCTCCAGATTGACTCCAAAACCATCTCAAGATTCATGTCCTTTGAAAGATGCAGTCTTTGCCATTGTTAAGGTTGCTTTGGAGACCGTTGACTTTGAGTTGCATTCTGGAACTCATCCTCGACTTGGAGTTGTCGATCATATATGTTTTCACCCCTTGGCACATGCTTCCTTGGACCAAACAGCTGTGGTTGCAAAGTCTTTGGCAGCAGATATAGGCTCCAAACTTAAAG TACCTACGTTTCTATATGGGGCTGCTGAAGAGAGGGGAAGGTTGCTTGATTCTGTCAGAAGAGAACTTGGTTATTTCAAGCCTAATTCAGGCAGTATTCTATGGTCCGGAGGGTCTAAATCAGAGTCCTTACCCCTGAGGCCTGATGCAGGTCCAACTCAAGTGTCTCCAACAAAAGGTGTTATAATAATTGGAACTACCCATTGGGTTGGTAACTACAATGTCCCTGTATTCTCGACTGATATTGCAGCTGTTCGTAGGATTGCAAAACATGTAAGTGAGAGAGGAGGTGGACTTCCTTCAGTGCAAGCGATGGGGCTTGCACATGGTGATGGCATCACTGAGGTGGCTTGTAATTTGTTGAAACCAAATGAAGTGGGAGGAGACAGAATTCAGGTTGAAGTTGAGAGGCTTGCAAAGGAAGAGGGTTTGCGTGTCGGGAAGGGATATTTCACCGATCTTTTACCGGACGAGATTATTGAAAGATACATGAAGTTGAGTTCTCATTAA